A window of Auraticoccus monumenti contains these coding sequences:
- a CDS encoding anti-sigma factor domain-containing protein: MHLPADLLALLALGEDAGSSDDLRHLSECPECRSELSELRRVVAVGRSLDPDGELVPPAPEVWDRVLAVTVGGASGAGTTAESAAGEEGEPAEPPADETPRRYADYLRPAPEQQGPGSTRPGTPGGATPLRPDRAPVRRRPVLALLAAAVALVVGIGLGLGWDRITAPAVREVARTELSPVGPLPAQGVARLVEGEDGQRELRVDLDEPADVDGELQVWLIAPDLSEMTKLGTLVGAEGRWLVPPDVDVTRWPLVDVSIEPRSDGDAAHSGNSLVRGELPA, translated from the coding sequence ATGCACCTGCCGGCTGACCTGCTGGCCCTGCTCGCCCTCGGCGAGGACGCGGGCTCCAGCGACGACCTCCGTCACCTCTCCGAGTGCCCCGAGTGCCGGTCCGAGCTGTCCGAGCTGCGGCGCGTGGTCGCCGTGGGACGCTCGCTGGACCCCGACGGCGAGCTGGTCCCCCCTGCTCCCGAGGTGTGGGACCGCGTGCTCGCGGTCACCGTCGGTGGCGCCTCCGGTGCTGGAACCACCGCCGAGTCCGCCGCTGGTGAGGAGGGCGAGCCTGCTGAGCCGCCAGCGGACGAGACCCCTCGCCGCTACGCCGACTACCTACGTCCTGCCCCCGAGCAGCAGGGGCCTGGCTCGACCCGTCCCGGGACCCCGGGTGGGGCCACGCCGCTCCGGCCAGACCGGGCTCCGGTCCGTCGGCGACCCGTGCTCGCGCTGCTGGCTGCCGCCGTCGCCCTCGTGGTCGGCATCGGCCTCGGACTGGGCTGGGACCGGATCACCGCGCCCGCGGTGCGCGAGGTCGCACGCACCGAGCTGTCCCCGGTCGGGCCGCTGCCCGCCCAGGGCGTCGCCCGGCTGGTGGAGGGTGAGGACGGCCAGCGCGAGCTGCGGGTCGACCTGGACGAGCCGGCTGACGTGGACGGCGAGCTCCAGGTCTGGCTGATCGCCCCCGACCTCAGCGAGATGACCAAGCTCGGCACCCTGGTCGGGGCCGAGGGCCGCTGGCTGGTGCCGCCTGACGTCGACGTGACGCGGTGGCCGCTGGTCGACGTGTCGATCGAGCCCCGGTCGGACGGTGATGCCGCGCACTCGGGCAACTCCCTGGTCCGCGGCGAGCTCCCCGCCTGA